A DNA window from Seriola aureovittata isolate HTS-2021-v1 ecotype China chromosome 8, ASM2101889v1, whole genome shotgun sequence contains the following coding sequences:
- the npy7r gene encoding neuropeptide Y receptor Y7, whose product MSPPDTFNSTEEGDAGETDPAVLLNDSMGLHPPGFHTDITKHLGVQITLITAYSLIILLGLLGNALVIYMIIRYRNMRTVTNFFIANLALADLLVNTLCLPFTLVYTLLDEWKFGAVLCHMVPFAQALSVHVSILTMTVIALERYRCIIFHLGRRLTWHSSFLIMAFTWTMSAVLAAPLAIFREYRNEEIPSINLRIAVCSEKWPHGTSRDGVIYSLSMLLLQYIIPLAIISYAYICIWVKLKNHISPSSRNDSIKRRKKTTKMLALVVVVFAICWLPFHVFQLASDLDLVLRFKEYKLIYTVFHIVAMCSTFTNPLLYGWMNKNYRNGFLMVFRCEDKPDSFHPEGSFRTRSIRGLTLNGRNGGHPPTAV is encoded by the coding sequence ATGAGCCCACCAGACACATTCAATAGCACAGAAGAAGGGGATGCTGGTGAGACCGATCCCGCGGTTCTACTTAACGACAGCATGGGTTTACACCCACCTGGTTTCCACACTGACATCACCAAGCACCTTGGAGTCCAGATCACCTTGATAACGGCGTACTCCCTAATCATTCTGCTGGGGCTGCTGGGGAATGCTCTTGTGATCTACATGATTATTCGCTACAGAAACATGCGAACAGTGACCAACTTCTTCATAGCTAACCTGGCCCTGGCAGACCTCTTGGTGAACACTCTGTGCTTGCCCTTCACTCTGGTCTACACTCTGTTAGATGAGTGGAAGTTTGGGGCTGTGTTGTGCCACATGGTGCCATTTGCCCAGGCCCTGAGCGTGCATGTATCCATCCTTACCATGACTGTCATTGCTCTGGAGCGTTACCGCTGTATCATCTTCCACCTTGGTCGGCGCCTCACGTGGCACTCCAGCTTCCTTATCATGGCATTCACCTGGACTATGTCTGCCGTCTTGGCAGCACCCCTGGCCATCTTCAGAGAGTACCGCAATGAAGAGATACCTTCAATCAACCTGCGTATTGCTGTCTGCTCTGAGAAGTGGCCTCACGGGACCAGCAGGGACGGAGTCATCTACAGCCTCTCAATGCTGCTCCTACAGTACATTATTCCTTTAGCCATCATTAGCTATGCCTACATCTGCATCTGGGTCAAACTCAAGAATCACATCAGCCCATCCAGCCGCAACGACAGCATCAAACGCCGCAAAAAGACCACCAAGATGTTGgcgctggtggtggtggtgtttgcTATCTGCTGGCTTCCGTTCCATGTGTTTCAGCTGGCCAGTGATCTGGACCTGGTGCTTAGGTTTAAGGAGTACAAACTGATATACACAGTGTTCCATATTGTGGCTATGTGTTCGACTTTTACCAACCCTCTCCTGTATGGGTGGATGAATAAAAACTACCGGAATGGCTTCCTTATGGTCTTCCGTTGTGAGGATAAGCCAGATTCTTTCCACCCTGAAGGCTCGTTCAGGACACGCTCCATAAGAGGGTTGACTCTGAATGGTCGTAATGGTGGACATCCTCCCACTGCTGTGTGA
- the prelid1a gene encoding PRELI domain containing 1a, whose translation MVKYFCCADLLKSTWDQVCVAFWQRYPNPYSNHVLTEDIIFREVTPTNCLISRRLLTKTSRSPRWMERYLPKHMASSAYIIEDSIVDPHKRTMTTFTWNISHARLMSVEERCEYRINPENGSWTEMKREAWISSNVYGLSRAIQEFGLARFKTSVTKTMKGFEYVLAKMQGETPSRTLAETATERARETALAAKEKAKDLASHAQKKQYV comes from the exons ATGGTGAAATATTTCTGCTGCGCAGATTTACTCAAAAGCACCTGGGACCAAGTCTGTGTTGCTTTCTGGCAACGATATCCCAACCCCTACAG TAACCATGTTTTGACTGAGGACATAATTTTCCGAGAGGTTACTCCAACCAACTGCCTCATTTCCAGACGTCTGTTGACCAAAACTAGCCGATCGCCTCGCTGGATGGAGCGGTACCTTCCAAAGCACATGGCCAGCTCAGCGTACATTATTGAGGACTCCATTGTGGACCCTCACAAACGGACCATGACCACATTCACATGGAACATCAGCCACGCTCGGCTCATG TCTGTGGAAGAGCGGTGCGAGTACCGAATTAACCCTGAGAATGGCAGCtggacagagatgaaaagagaagcTTGGATCTCCTCCAATGTCTATGGGCTCTCTAGAGCTATTCAG GAATTTGGCCTTGCAAGGTTCAAGACCAGTGTTACAAAGACCATGAAAGGGTTTGAGTATGTGCTGGCCAAAATGCAAG GTGAAACACCATCAAGAACCCTGGCAGAAACAGCTACAGAGCGGGCAAGAGAGACAGCACTGGCAGCTAAGGAGAAAGCCAAAGACCTCGCCTCACACGCCCAGAAGAAACAATATGTGTGA